A part of Tachysurus vachellii isolate PV-2020 chromosome 4, HZAU_Pvac_v1, whole genome shotgun sequence genomic DNA contains:
- the insl5a gene encoding insulin-like 5a — protein sequence MRGSYQLPLVPLLLLWAGCSMVQVQAEVKAVKLCGREFIRAVVYTCGGSRWRRLLTPQNDVFSLAEQSSDEDLSESTGLDLSTRDLNPMMTNVCCQVGCRKSDLSLLC from the exons ATGAGAGGAAGTTATCAGTTGCCTCTGGTGCCCTTGTTGCTGCTGTGGGCCGGTTGCAGCATGGTGCAGGTGCAAGCGGAGGTCAAGGCGGTCAAGCTCTGTGGCCGTGAATTCATCCGGGCCGTAGTCTACACCTGTGGAGGCTCCAGGTGGAGAAGGCTGCTTACACCACAAAATGATG TGTTTTCTCTTGCAGAGCAGAGCAGTGATGAGGACCTGAGTGAGAGCACAGGGTTGGATCTGTCAACACGAGACCTGAACCCCATGATGACCAACGTATGCTGTCAGGTGGGCTGCCGAAAGAGTGACCTCTCTCTCCTGTGTTGA